The following proteins are co-located in the Terriglobia bacterium genome:
- a CDS encoding biotin/lipoyl-binding protein: MILEIKGDDHRVTVEVTSAAGTRRVTVDGREVPHDWALLPNGHYSLILDGRVYDFIIEFSDGKCSMVGREGARTLRVSDARRLNSQQEVEEGQAGLQRLNADMPGKVVRVLVKEGDPVAYDQSLLVLEAMKMQNDIRAPKSGTVREIGVSSGMTVNTGSFLISLE; this comes from the coding sequence GTGATACTGGAAATCAAGGGTGACGATCATCGGGTGACGGTGGAGGTGACTTCCGCCGCGGGCACGCGGAGAGTGACCGTGGACGGGAGAGAAGTCCCGCATGATTGGGCGCTCCTTCCCAACGGCCACTACTCGTTGATCCTGGACGGTCGTGTCTATGATTTCATCATCGAGTTCTCCGACGGCAAGTGCTCTATGGTCGGACGCGAAGGTGCCCGCACTCTGCGGGTTTCCGATGCGCGCCGCCTGAACTCGCAGCAGGAAGTCGAAGAAGGCCAGGCGGGATTGCAGCGCCTCAACGCCGATATGCCCGGCAAAGTGGTTCGAGTCCTGGTCAAAGAAGGGGATCCGGTCGCCTATGATCAAAGCCTGCTGGTGCTGGAAGCCATGAAGATGCAGAACGACATTCGGGCACCCAAGAGCGGCACTGTCCGCGAAATCGGTGTATCCTCCGGCATGACAGTCAACACCGGCAGTTTCCTCATCAGCCTCGAATAA
- a CDS encoding bifunctional folylpolyglutamate synthase/dihydrofolate synthase translates to MNYSQVLNLLSQRGNEVRGIHLGLHRIAAIMHALGNPHEGYAVLHIAGTNGKGSVAAMSEAILRAAGWKTGLYTSPHLEKLEERIRVSGRNIPARTFTRLAIQVFKTEEELWSRNELDMRLTYFEFLTACAFLHFAMEKVDVAVIEVGLGGRLDATNIVNPQACIITGISFDHQNLLGSTLAEIAAEKAGIIKAGVPVISGCRVPEAKRVIRAKARRATASLMEIDRDCRVHVVGERGSSVTVDLRTPRHHYRRLPLALAGLHQARNAALAVAGAEALDAFPVRIADVKHGLASTHWPGRLDEYFAGRRTLLEGAHNAEGARALRNHLLRCEDSEIHLVFGVLGDKDIPTIGRLLFPLAESIHLTPVANSRSAQPADIAAAHSRFRSRMRAYGNAPAALRAAWDVCPRNGLVVVTGSLYLVGELLPLVRSRAK, encoded by the coding sequence TTGAATTACAGTCAAGTTCTCAATCTTCTGTCACAGCGCGGCAATGAGGTGCGCGGCATTCACCTCGGCCTGCACCGCATTGCGGCCATCATGCATGCTCTCGGCAACCCGCACGAAGGATATGCGGTGCTCCATATTGCCGGCACCAACGGCAAGGGTAGCGTAGCTGCCATGTCGGAGGCCATTCTGCGAGCCGCCGGCTGGAAGACCGGTCTGTATACCTCTCCCCATCTGGAGAAGCTCGAGGAACGCATTCGGGTCTCAGGCCGAAACATCCCGGCGCGGACGTTTACCCGGCTCGCCATTCAGGTTTTCAAGACGGAAGAGGAATTGTGGTCGCGCAACGAGCTCGACATGCGTCTGACCTATTTTGAGTTCCTGACCGCCTGCGCCTTCCTTCACTTCGCCATGGAAAAAGTCGACGTGGCCGTCATTGAGGTCGGGCTCGGCGGACGGCTCGACGCCACTAACATCGTCAATCCGCAGGCCTGTATCATCACCGGGATCTCTTTCGACCATCAGAATTTGCTCGGCTCGACCCTGGCGGAAATCGCGGCCGAAAAGGCCGGAATCATCAAGGCCGGAGTACCGGTCATTTCCGGATGCCGGGTGCCGGAAGCCAAACGTGTGATTCGGGCAAAGGCACGCCGGGCGACGGCCTCGCTGATGGAAATCGACAGAGATTGTCGCGTCCACGTGGTGGGCGAGCGGGGCTCATCGGTGACTGTCGACCTGAGGACGCCCAGGCACCACTATCGGCGCCTGCCCCTGGCGCTGGCAGGGCTGCATCAGGCGCGGAATGCGGCCCTGGCCGTTGCAGGAGCCGAAGCACTCGACGCATTTCCCGTGCGCATCGCCGATGTCAAGCACGGCCTGGCAAGCACACACTGGCCCGGCAGGCTGGATGAGTACTTTGCCGGTCGCCGCACGCTGCTCGAAGGCGCCCACAATGCGGAAGGAGCGCGGGCGCTGCGCAATCACCTGCTCAGATGCGAAGACAGCGAAATCCACCTCGTCTTCGGAGTGCTGGGCGACAAGGACATCCCAACCATCGGCAGACTGCTCTTCCCCCTGGCAGAGAGCATTCATCTGACCCCCGTGGCCAACTCGCGCTCGGCCCAGCCGGCGGACATCGCCGCGGCACACTCGCGGTTTCGCTCGCGCATGCGCGCGTATGGCAATGCTCCTGCGGCGCTGCGCGCAGCCTGGGACGTTTGCCCGCGCAACGGCCTCGTCGTCGTGACGGGCTCTCTCTACCTGGTAGGGGAACTGTTGCCCCTGGTACGCTCGAGAGCAAAATAG
- the accD gene encoding acetyl-CoA carboxylase, carboxyltransferase subunit beta, with amino-acid sequence MAWFKKEKPPLPASLKDEDKTIRTEGLFTKCEGCRAIIWKKDLDANERVCPKCSFHARIGAQDRLRSLFDEGAFEIQDTNLVSPDPLKFVDLQPYAQRLAAARSATRLNDAVINASGKLGGRPTLISAMEFGFLGGSMGSVVGEMLTLAVERAARERLPIIIASASGGARMQESTFSLMQMAKISASLARLDDARIPFISLLTDPTTGGVTASFAMLGDLIIAEPGALIGFAGPRVIEQTIRQKLPKGFQRSEFLLAHGMIDAIVDRRDLREYLINALNFFLA; translated from the coding sequence ATGGCCTGGTTCAAGAAAGAGAAACCTCCGCTTCCCGCATCCCTGAAAGATGAGGACAAGACCATCCGCACCGAAGGGCTGTTCACCAAGTGCGAAGGCTGTCGCGCCATCATCTGGAAGAAGGATCTGGATGCCAACGAAAGGGTCTGCCCCAAGTGTAGTTTCCATGCCAGGATTGGAGCGCAGGACCGTCTGCGTTCGCTGTTCGACGAAGGCGCCTTCGAGATCCAGGATACGAATCTCGTATCCCCGGACCCGCTGAAATTCGTCGATCTGCAGCCGTATGCACAGAGGCTCGCGGCGGCACGTTCCGCCACCAGGCTCAACGACGCCGTAATCAACGCCTCCGGCAAGCTCGGCGGCCGGCCCACGCTGATCTCTGCTATGGAGTTCGGCTTTCTCGGCGGTTCAATGGGTTCGGTCGTCGGTGAGATGCTCACGCTCGCCGTGGAGAGGGCTGCACGCGAGAGGTTGCCGATCATCATCGCATCGGCATCGGGCGGCGCCCGCATGCAGGAAAGCACCTTCTCGCTGATGCAGATGGCCAAGATCAGCGCCTCCCTGGCCCGTCTGGACGATGCGCGGATACCTTTCATATCGCTGCTGACGGATCCTACGACGGGCGGAGTTACGGCGAGCTTTGCCATGCTGGGAGATCTGATCATCGCCGAGCCCGGCGCTTTGATCGGTTTTGCCGGTCCGCGCGTCATTGAACAGACCATCCGCCAGAAGCTGCCCAAAGGTTTCCAGCGTTCCGAGTTCCTGCTGGCGCACGGCATGATCGACGCCATTGTAGACCGACGCGACCTGCGCGAGTACCTGATCAATGCCTTAAACTTCTTTCTCGCCTGA